The following proteins come from a genomic window of Heyndrickxia acidicola:
- the cysS gene encoding cysteine--tRNA ligase: MTIQIYNTMSRKKEPFIPLEEGKVKMYVCGPTVYNYIHIGNARPAIVFDTVRRYLEYRGFDVNYISNFTDVDDKLIRAARELGEDVPTIADRFIDAYFEDVTALGCERADVHPRVTESMDIIIEFIEKLIEKGYAYESAGDVYYRTRSFEEYGKLSHQSIDELKSGARIEVGEKKEDALDFVLWKATKPGEIYWESPWGQGRPGWHIECSAMARKYLGNTIDIHAGGQDLAFPHHENEIAQSEALTGEPFARYWMHNGYINIDNEKMSKSLGNFVLVHDIIKHHDPQVLRFFMLSVHYRHPINYNEELLENAGAGLERLKTSYDNLKHRKQASTSLTDNDQEWLETIKGIQADFVKEMDDDFNTANGIAVLFELSKQANLYLREKNTSVHVIDAFLNGFEELFGALGLKLGGEELLDSEVEELIEKRNTARKERNFQLADEIRDQLKEMNIILEDTPQGIRWRRG, translated from the coding sequence ATGACCATACAAATATATAACACAATGTCACGTAAAAAAGAGCCATTCATCCCGCTTGAAGAGGGAAAAGTAAAGATGTATGTATGCGGTCCTACTGTATATAATTATATTCATATAGGGAATGCACGTCCCGCAATTGTTTTTGATACGGTTCGTCGTTACTTGGAATATCGGGGATTTGATGTCAACTATATTTCCAATTTTACCGACGTCGATGATAAGCTGATTCGTGCAGCAAGAGAGTTGGGCGAGGATGTGCCTACAATTGCTGATAGGTTCATTGATGCTTATTTTGAGGATGTTACAGCATTAGGCTGCGAAAGAGCGGATGTACATCCAAGGGTAACAGAAAGTATGGATATCATTATCGAATTTATCGAGAAGCTGATTGAAAAAGGATATGCCTATGAATCAGCCGGGGATGTTTATTATCGCACAAGGAGTTTTGAAGAGTACGGCAAGCTTTCTCACCAATCCATTGATGAACTGAAGTCAGGGGCAAGAATTGAAGTCGGTGAAAAAAAGGAAGATGCATTGGACTTCGTATTATGGAAAGCCACCAAACCAGGTGAAATATATTGGGAAAGCCCATGGGGGCAAGGAAGACCAGGATGGCATATAGAATGCTCAGCCATGGCACGAAAATACCTTGGAAATACAATAGATATTCATGCTGGCGGACAGGATTTAGCTTTTCCGCACCATGAGAATGAAATAGCTCAATCAGAGGCATTGACAGGAGAACCCTTTGCACGTTATTGGATGCATAATGGGTATATAAATATTGATAATGAAAAAATGTCCAAATCCCTTGGGAACTTTGTATTAGTACATGATATTATCAAGCATCATGACCCACAGGTACTGAGATTTTTTATGCTTTCTGTCCATTATCGCCATCCAATTAACTACAATGAAGAATTGTTGGAGAATGCAGGAGCTGGTTTAGAAAGGCTAAAAACTTCTTATGATAACTTAAAGCACCGGAAACAAGCCAGTACCAGCCTTACGGATAATGATCAGGAGTGGCTGGAAACCATTAAAGGGATCCAAGCAGATTTCGTAAAGGAAATGGACGACGATTTCAATACAGCGAATGGCATCGCAGTATTATTTGAGCTTTCAAAGCAGGCAAACCTGTACTTGCGTGAAAAGAACACCTCCGTACATGTGATTGATGCATTCCTAAATGGCTTTGAAGAATTATTCGGAGCCTTAGGGTTAAAGCTTGGTGGAGAAGAGCTTCTGGACAGCGAAGTGGAAGAACTGATTGAAAAAAGGAACACAGCGAGAAAGGAACGCAATTTTCAGCTGGCCGATGAAATTCGCGATCAATTAAAGGAAATGAACATTATTTTAGAGGACACACCGCAGGGTATTAGATGGAGACGTGGATAG
- a CDS encoding Mini-ribonuclease 3 has product MVNKSNADLKQINSLAIAYMGDAVYEQFIRHHLLLTGKTKPNDLHRIATRYVSAKAQAAILKVFFDRNLLTEEELSVVRRGRNAKSGSIPKNTDVQTYRYSTAFEALFGHLYLQEEHERLKELVEVAINIVENKKGGDPV; this is encoded by the coding sequence ATGGTAAACAAAAGTAATGCAGATTTAAAACAGATTAACAGCCTTGCGATTGCTTATATGGGTGATGCAGTGTACGAACAATTTATTCGGCATCACCTTCTTTTAACCGGCAAAACAAAACCTAATGATCTCCATAGGATTGCAACACGGTATGTCTCTGCAAAGGCCCAGGCTGCTATTTTGAAGGTTTTTTTCGATAGAAACCTTTTGACAGAGGAAGAGCTTTCCGTTGTCCGAAGGGGAAGAAATGCAAAGTCAGGGAGTATTCCAAAGAATACAGATGTACAAACATACCGCTACAGCACTGCATTTGAAGCGCTGTTTGGCCATCTTTACTTGCAGGAAGAGCATGAGAGGCTAAAGGAATTAGTAGAAGTGGCTATTAATATTGTTGAAAACAAGAAAGGAGGAGACCCCGTATGA
- the rlmB gene encoding 23S rRNA (guanosine(2251)-2'-O)-methyltransferase RlmB codes for MNQEQDLIAGRNPVLEALRSEREINKIWIAEGSQKGQMQQVIHLAKEARILVQFVPKQKIDQMTNEVHQGVVAQVAAYEYADLDDLFENAQKKNETPFFLILDELEDPHNLGSILRTADAAGVHGIIIPKRRAVGLTATVAKASTGAIEHVPVARVTNLTRTIAELKERGIWIFGTDAKGSEDYRKMDASMPLAIVIGSEGKGMSRLIRDNCDFLVHLPMVGHVTSLNASVAASLLIYEVYRKRSPIGE; via the coding sequence ATGAATCAGGAGCAGGACTTAATTGCAGGAAGAAACCCTGTTTTAGAAGCGTTAAGATCAGAGAGGGAAATCAATAAAATTTGGATAGCAGAAGGATCTCAGAAAGGGCAAATGCAGCAGGTAATCCATCTTGCAAAGGAAGCACGCATACTTGTGCAGTTTGTTCCAAAGCAAAAAATTGACCAAATGACAAATGAGGTTCACCAGGGGGTAGTCGCACAAGTAGCGGCATACGAATATGCAGACCTGGATGATCTTTTTGAAAATGCCCAAAAGAAAAATGAAACGCCCTTTTTCTTAATATTGGACGAGCTGGAAGATCCCCATAATTTAGGGTCGATTCTCAGAACGGCTGATGCAGCAGGAGTCCATGGCATTATCATTCCTAAAAGAAGGGCAGTAGGCTTAACCGCCACTGTAGCAAAGGCTTCGACAGGAGCAATCGAACATGTGCCTGTAGCCCGTGTAACCAATTTGACGAGGACGATCGCAGAGCTTAAAGAGCGTGGTATTTGGATTTTCGGTACAGATGCAAAAGGAAGCGAAGATTATCGCAAGATGGATGCATCCATGCCTTTAGCCATTGTAATTGGCAGTGAAGGAAAGGGAATGAGCAGATTGATAAGGGATAATTGTGATTTTCTTGTCCATTTACCGATGGTAGGGCATGTAACCTCATTGAATGCATCGGTTGCAGCCAGCCTATTAATTTATGAGGTTTACCGCAAACGTTCTCCTATAGGTGAATAA
- a CDS encoding NYN domain-containing protein: protein MNVLLVDGYNIIGAWPELRKLKQTNLSAARDRLIEIMAEYQGYTGYKVIIVFDAHFVKGIQKKYNHYKVEVIFTKENESADELIEKMAIEMNNLKTQIHVATSDYTEQWQIFGQGALRISARELLTEVGSVDSSIEKDLKKSRDYKPASRIPLSKEVAEMFEKLRRGKL, encoded by the coding sequence ATGAATGTCCTTCTAGTTGATGGGTATAACATCATTGGGGCATGGCCGGAGCTTAGGAAGCTCAAGCAAACGAATCTTAGTGCAGCACGTGACCGTTTGATAGAAATTATGGCTGAATATCAGGGATACACAGGTTATAAAGTAATTATTGTGTTTGATGCCCATTTTGTAAAAGGGATTCAAAAGAAATACAATCACTATAAAGTAGAGGTCATTTTTACAAAAGAAAACGAATCTGCGGATGAATTAATTGAAAAGATGGCCATCGAAATGAATAATTTAAAAACCCAAATTCATGTTGCCACTTCCGATTATACGGAGCAGTGGCAAATATTTGGCCAGGGGGCATTGAGAATTTCTGCCAGAGAATTATTGACAGAAGTTGGATCTGTGGACAGCAGTATAGAAAAAGATTTAAAGAAATCCCGGGATTATAAGCCGGCATCTAGAATCCCTTTGAGTAAGGAAGTAGCGGAAATGTTCGAAAAATTGCGGAGGGGTAAGCTGTGA
- the sigH gene encoding RNA polymerase sporulation sigma factor SigH gives MTPSVEILEHEEYAMLEDENIIELVHCGESEALDYLIQKYRNFVRAKARSYFLIGADREDIVQEGMIGLYKAIRDYKEDKLTSFKAFAELCITRQIITAIKTATRQKHIPLNSYISLDKPIYDEESDRTLMDVLTGAKILNPEELIINREKYVNIEGKITELLSDLERKVLALYLDGQSYQEISEELNRHVKSIDNALQRVKRKLERYLEVREISM, from the coding sequence GTGACACCAAGTGTTGAAATCCTGGAACACGAAGAATATGCAATGCTGGAAGATGAAAATATTATTGAGCTGGTTCATTGCGGTGAAAGTGAAGCACTTGATTATTTGATTCAAAAATACCGGAATTTTGTCCGGGCCAAAGCACGTTCTTATTTTCTTATCGGTGCCGACAGGGAGGATATTGTCCAGGAAGGCATGATTGGTCTTTATAAAGCAATTCGGGATTACAAAGAGGACAAGCTTACCTCCTTTAAAGCTTTTGCAGAGCTTTGTATTACAAGACAGATTATTACGGCTATTAAGACTGCCACCCGCCAAAAACATATTCCGCTGAACTCCTATATCTCATTAGATAAGCCTATTTATGATGAAGAATCGGACCGGACTCTCATGGATGTTCTAACTGGTGCGAAAATATTGAATCCAGAAGAACTTATTATTAACAGAGAGAAATATGTCAATATAGAGGGGAAGATAACTGAGCTATTAAGCGATTTAGAAAGAAAAGTATTGGCGTTATACTTGGACGGACAATCCTATCAGGAAATTTCTGAAGAACTGAACAGGCATGTGAAGTCGATAGACAATGCTCTTCAACGTGTAAAAAGGAAGCTCGAACGTTATTTAGAGGTGCGAGAAATAAGCATGTAA
- the rpmG gene encoding 50S ribosomal protein L33 produces MQKKIVLACSQCGTRNYSTAATKQSQTVRLEMNKFCKRCNAHSIHRETK; encoded by the coding sequence ATGCAAAAAAAGATTGTACTGGCTTGTTCTCAATGTGGAACACGCAATTATTCCACGGCAGCTACTAAGCAATCTCAAACAGTCAGACTTGAAATGAATAAGTTTTGTAAACGTTGCAACGCGCACAGCATTCATCGAGAGACCAAGTAA
- the secE gene encoding preprotein translocase subunit SecE yields the protein MSITKFFRNVTSEMRKVSWPKRKELTSYSVTVIVTVVFLGVFFFLVDLGLSSLVRWFLDLKQ from the coding sequence ATGTCCATAACGAAGTTCTTCCGTAATGTTACATCAGAAATGAGGAAGGTTAGTTGGCCAAAACGGAAAGAGCTGACCAGTTATTCGGTAACGGTAATTGTAACGGTTGTCTTTTTAGGTGTTTTCTTCTTTCTAGTTGACTTAGGCTTATCTTCTCTAGTACGATGGTTTTTAGATTTAAAACAATAG
- the nusG gene encoding transcription termination/antitermination protein NusG, with protein MEKNWYVVHTYSGYENKVKANLEKRVESMGMQDKIFRVVVPEEEETDIKNGKKKVTKRKVFPGYVLVEIIMTDDSWYVVRNTPGVTGFVGSSGSGSKPTPLLPEEVVVILKHMGMDEKRIDVKFELGETVTVKEGPFANFTGKIEEIDKDKGRAKVMVSMFGRETPVDLVFDQIDKI; from the coding sequence ATGGAAAAGAATTGGTATGTAGTTCATACGTATTCAGGTTATGAAAACAAAGTAAAAGCGAATCTTGAAAAACGTGTGGAATCAATGGGTATGCAGGATAAAATCTTCCGTGTGGTTGTGCCGGAAGAAGAAGAAACAGATATTAAAAACGGTAAAAAGAAAGTAACAAAGCGCAAGGTGTTCCCTGGTTATGTGCTAGTGGAAATCATCATGACAGACGATTCATGGTACGTAGTGCGAAATACACCTGGGGTAACAGGCTTTGTAGGTTCTTCTGGATCTGGATCTAAACCAACTCCATTGCTGCCTGAAGAAGTAGTCGTTATTCTTAAGCATATGGGCATGGATGAAAAACGCATCGATGTTAAGTTTGAATTGGGGGAAACGGTTACCGTAAAAGAAGGGCCGTTTGCTAACTTTACCGGGAAAATTGAAGAGATTGATAAAGACAAGGGAAGAGCGAAGGTTATGGTTAGCATGTTCGGCCGTGAAACCCCGGTTGACCTTGTTTTTGATCAAATTGATAAAATATAA
- the rplK gene encoding 50S ribosomal protein L11 → MAKKVVKIVKLQIPAGKANPAPPVGPALGQAGVNIMGFCKEFNARTADQAGLIIPVEITVFEDRSFTFITKTPPAAVLLKKAAGIESGSGEPNRNKVATVKRDKVREIAESKMPDLNAASVEAAMRMVEGTARSMGIVIED, encoded by the coding sequence GTGGCTAAAAAAGTAGTGAAAATTGTTAAATTGCAAATTCCTGCAGGTAAAGCAAATCCTGCTCCACCGGTAGGTCCTGCATTAGGTCAAGCTGGTGTTAACATTATGGGATTCTGTAAAGAATTTAACGCTCGTACAGCAGACCAAGCTGGATTGATTATTCCTGTTGAAATTACGGTTTTTGAAGACCGTTCATTTACATTCATCACAAAAACTCCACCTGCTGCAGTTTTACTTAAAAAAGCAGCTGGTATCGAGTCAGGTTCTGGTGAACCGAACCGTAACAAAGTTGCGACTGTTAAGCGTGACAAAGTACGTGAAATCGCTGAGTCAAAAATGCCTGACCTTAACGCTGCAAGCGTAGAAGCAGCTATGCGTATGGTTGAAGGTACTGCACGCAGCATGGGTATTGTAATCGAAGATTAA
- the rplA gene encoding 50S ribosomal protein L1 has product MAKKGKKYAEAVKLVDRAKAYSVTEAVELVKETSYAKFDATVEVAFRLGIDVKKADQQIRGAVVLPNGTGKTQRVLVFAKGEKAKEAEAAGADFVGDTDYINKISQGWFDFDVIVATPDMMGEVGKLGRTLGPKGLMPNPKTGTVTFDVTKAVNEIKAGKVEYRADKAGIIHAPIGKVSFDAEKLVENFSTIYETLLKVKPSAAKGTYMKNVSVTSTMGPGVKVDPSSFAVK; this is encoded by the coding sequence ATGGCTAAAAAAGGCAAAAAGTATGCAGAAGCTGTTAAGCTTGTAGATCGTGCAAAAGCTTACTCAGTTACAGAAGCAGTAGAACTAGTGAAAGAAACTAGCTACGCAAAATTTGATGCAACTGTTGAAGTTGCTTTCCGTCTTGGTATCGATGTTAAGAAAGCTGACCAACAAATTCGCGGTGCGGTAGTTCTTCCAAACGGAACTGGTAAAACTCAACGTGTATTAGTATTCGCTAAAGGCGAAAAAGCAAAAGAAGCAGAAGCTGCAGGCGCTGACTTTGTTGGCGATACTGATTATATTAATAAAATCAGCCAAGGCTGGTTTGATTTCGATGTTATCGTGGCAACTCCAGATATGATGGGTGAAGTTGGTAAACTAGGTCGTACACTTGGACCAAAAGGTTTAATGCCAAACCCTAAAACTGGTACTGTTACATTTGATGTAACGAAAGCTGTTAACGAAATCAAAGCCGGTAAAGTTGAATACCGTGCTGACAAAGCTGGTATTATCCACGCTCCTATCGGAAAAGTATCTTTTGATGCTGAAAAGCTAGTTGAAAACTTCTCTACTATTTATGAAACTCTTCTTAAAGTTAAACCATCTGCAGCAAAAGGAACTTACATGAAAAATGTTTCTGTAACTTCTACAATGGGACCTGGCGTTAAAGTTGACCCATCTTCTTTCGCTGTAAAATAA
- the rplJ gene encoding 50S ribosomal protein L10 has protein sequence MSSAVDQKKQIVEEIAGKFKASVSTIVVDYRGLNVAEVTELRKQLREAGVEFKVYKNTMTRRAAEAADLAGLNEALVGPNAIAFSTEDVVSPAKVLNDFAKKHEALEIKAGVIEGNVATVEEIKALAELPSREGLLSMLLSVLQAPIRNLALATKAVAEQKEEQGA, from the coding sequence ATGAGCAGTGCAGTTGATCAAAAGAAACAAATAGTAGAAGAAATCGCTGGTAAATTTAAAGCGAGTGTTTCTACTATCGTAGTTGACTACCGCGGCTTGAACGTTGCTGAAGTAACTGAACTTCGTAAACAACTTCGCGAAGCAGGTGTTGAATTTAAAGTTTACAAAAACACAATGACACGCCGTGCAGCGGAAGCTGCTGATTTAGCTGGCTTAAACGAAGCGTTGGTTGGACCGAATGCGATTGCATTCAGTACTGAAGACGTAGTTTCTCCAGCAAAAGTGTTAAACGACTTTGCTAAAAAGCACGAAGCACTTGAAATCAAAGCAGGTGTAATTGAAGGTAATGTAGCGACTGTTGAAGAAATTAAAGCTCTTGCTGAACTTCCTTCACGCGAAGGTTTACTTTCTATGTTGCTTAGCGTACTTCAAGCACCAATCCGTAACCTTGCTCTTGCTACTAAAGCAGTTGCTGAGCAAAAAGAAGAACAAGGCGCGTAA
- the rplL gene encoding 50S ribosomal protein L7/L12 codes for MTKEQIIEAVKEMTVLELNDLVKAIEEEFGVTAAAPVAMVGGAAGGEAAAEKTEFDVVLANAGAQKIKVIKVVREVTGLGLKEAKELVDNAPKALKEGVSKEEAEEIKAKLEEVGAGVEVK; via the coding sequence ATGACTAAAGAACAAATCATTGAAGCTGTCAAAGAAATGACAGTTCTTGAATTAAACGATCTTGTTAAAGCTATCGAAGAAGAGTTTGGCGTAACTGCTGCTGCTCCAGTTGCTATGGTAGGCGGAGCTGCTGGTGGCGAAGCTGCTGCAGAAAAAACTGAATTTGATGTAGTACTTGCTAACGCTGGTGCACAAAAAATCAAAGTTATCAAAGTTGTTCGTGAAGTAACTGGCCTAGGTCTTAAAGAAGCGAAAGAACTTGTTGATAACGCTCCAAAAGCGCTTAAAGAAGGCGTTTCTAAAGAAGAAGCTGAAGAAATCAAAGCTAAGCTTGAAGAAGTTGGAGCTGGCGTAGAAGTTAAGTAA
- a CDS encoding class I SAM-dependent methyltransferase, translating into MPDHYYSRNPGVESKPIFWDFTLRDNTFHFKTDQGVFSKNEVDYGSRLLVESVELPNVAGPLLDVGCGYGPVGLSLAKSFSKRLVHMVDVNLRALELASENAKHNGIENVNIYESDRLHSVAEENFALIVTNPPIRAGKQIVHDILTQSFQHLAPSGELWVVIQKKQGAPSAKAKLEELFEDVDIVKKDKGYFIIRAKKH; encoded by the coding sequence ATGCCTGATCATTATTATTCGCGGAACCCAGGTGTTGAAAGCAAACCAATCTTTTGGGATTTTACTTTAAGAGACAACACATTTCATTTCAAAACAGACCAGGGCGTTTTTTCTAAGAATGAAGTAGATTATGGTTCAAGACTTCTTGTGGAATCTGTTGAACTGCCAAATGTTGCTGGGCCGCTCTTGGATGTAGGATGTGGTTATGGTCCTGTTGGTTTGTCTTTGGCAAAATCTTTTTCGAAAAGATTGGTCCATATGGTAGATGTGAACCTTCGCGCTCTTGAGCTTGCTTCAGAAAACGCAAAGCATAACGGGATAGAGAATGTTAACATTTATGAGAGCGACAGGCTTCATTCGGTTGCTGAAGAAAATTTTGCTCTTATTGTGACGAATCCGCCAATCCGTGCAGGAAAACAGATTGTTCATGATATTCTCACGCAAAGCTTTCAGCATCTTGCTCCAAGCGGAGAGCTCTGGGTGGTTATTCAAAAGAAACAAGGTGCTCCATCAGCTAAAGCTAAGTTAGAAGAATTATTTGAAGATGTGGATATTGTGAAAAAAGATAAAGGCTATTTTATAATTAGGGCAAAAAAACATTGA